A single region of the Ahaetulla prasina isolate Xishuangbanna chromosome 13, ASM2864084v1, whole genome shotgun sequence genome encodes:
- the KLHL25 gene encoding kelch-like protein 25, with translation MSVSVHENRKSRTSTGSMNILLFHKASHSDCVLSHLNTMRKHCMFTDVTLSAGDKTFSCHRAVLAASSRYFEAMFSNGLRESLGDEVNFHDSLHPEVLELLLDYAYSSKIIINEENAESLLEAGDMLQFHDVRDAAAEFLEKNLYPSNCLGMMVLSDAHQCKRLYEFSWRMCLVNFETIHRTDEFNNLSKDMLLNLISSDELEIEEEEKVFKAVIRWVKYDLDKRKPFLPELLKNVRLALLPSECLKEAIAYEELITTEEANKEIMGEALWCKKKILQNDGVVTSLCAKPRKAGHTLLILGGQTFMCDKVYQVDHKAKEIIPKSDLPSPRKEFSACAIGCKVYITGGRGSENGVSKDVWVYDTVNEEWSKAVPMLIARFGHGSAELENCLYVVGGHTSVTGVFPASPSISLKQGEKYDPVVCKWTMIAPLRNGVSNAAVVSARLKLYVFGGTSVHRDLVPKVQCYDPTENRWTIKAECPQPWRYTAAAVLGSQIFIMGGDTEYTAASAYRFNCETDQWTRIGDMTAKRMSCHALASGNKLYVVGGYFGTQRCKTLDCYDPALDTWNCITTVPYSLIPTAFVSTWKHLPA, from the coding sequence ATGTCAGTCAGTGTCCATGAGAACCGTAAATCCAGGACCAGCACCGGCTCAATGAATATCTTGCTCTTCCACAAAGCCTCTCATTCAGACTGTGTCTTGTCTCACCTCAATACTATGAGAAAGCACTGCATGTTCACAGATGTTACACTCTCTGCAGGGGACAAAACCTTTTCGTGCCACCGAGCGGTGTTAGCTGCTTCCAGTCGATATTTTGAAGCCATGTTCAGCAACGGCCTTCGCGAGAGTTTAGGGGATGAAGTCAATTTCCATGACAGCCTCCATCCAGAGGTGTTGGAGCTGCTGCTGGACTATGCTTACTCATCCAAGATCATCATCAACGAGGAGAATGCagagtccctcctggaagccGGAGACATGTTGCAGTTTCATGACGTCCGAGATGCAGCTGCAGAATTCCTCGAGAAGAACCTTTATCCTTCCAATTGCTTGGGGATGATGGTCCTGTCAGATGCTCACCAGTGCAAGAGGCTTTACGAGTTCTCTTGGAGGATGTGCTTGGTCAACTTTGAGACAATCCACAGGACTGATGAATTTAACAACCTCTCCAAGGATATGCTGCTGAACTTGATTTCCAGCGATGAGCTAGaaattgaggaggaggagaaagtctTCAAGGCAGTTATCCGTTGGGTAAAATACGACTTGGACAAAAGGAAGCCTTTTCTCCCGGAGCTTCTAAAGAACGTGCGGTTGGCATTGTTGCCTTCTGAATGCCTCAAAGAAGCCATTGCCTACGAGGAGCTGATCACCACAGAAGAGGCAAACAAGGAAATCATGGGAGAAGCTCTTTGGTGCAAGAAGAAAATCCTGCAgaacgatggggtggtcaccagTCTTTGCGCCAAGCCCCGCAAAGCCGGGCACACGTTGCTCATCTTAGGCGGGCAGACATTCATGTGTGACAAAGTCTACCAAGtcgaccacaaagccaaagagATCATCCCTAAATCAGACCTGCCCAGCCCACGGAAAGAGTTCAGCGCATGTGCCATTGGCTGCAAAGTTTACATCACCGGAGGGAGAGGCTCAGAAAACGGGGTGTCCAAGGATGTCTGGGTCTATGACACAGTCAACGAAGAGTGGTCCAAAGCTGTCCCCATGCTGATCGCTCGGTTTGGACACGGTTCAGCCGAGCTCGAGAACTGCCTCTATGTAGTTGGCGGTCACACCTCAGTGACAGGTGTTTTTCCTGCTTCTCCTTCGATTTCGCTGAAGCAGGGGGAGAAATACGATCCCGTTGTCTGTAAATGGACCATGATCGCTCCCCTGAGGAATGGTGTCAGCAATGCTGCAGTGGTGAGCGCCCGGCTCAAGCTTTATGTTTTTGGTGGGACCAGCGTTCACCGGGATTTGGTGCCCAAAGTCCAGTGCTATGATCCGACCGAGAACCGTTGGACTATCAAAGCCGAGTGCCCCCAACCCTGGCGTTACACGGCAGCTGCTGTCTTGGGTAGCCAGATTTTTATCATGGGGGGAGACACGGAATACACTGCAGCGTCTGCTTACCGTTTTAACTGTGAAACGGATCAGTGGACCCGCATTGGAGACATGACAGCTAAGCGGATGTCCTGCCATGCGTTGGCTTCAGGAAACAAGCTGTACGTGGTTGGAGGCTACTTTGGGACGCAGAGATGCAAAACGTTGGATTGTTATGACCCCGCTTTAGACACCTGGAACTGTATCACCACAGTGCCTTATTCCCTCATCCCCACGGCTTTTGTTAGCACATGGAAACATTTACCGGCCTGA